In a single window of the Streptomyces sp. CGMCC 4.7035 genome:
- a CDS encoding ABC transporter ATP-binding protein, with protein MTTTAAATGSVVGFDRVTKTYGDVRAVDGLTLDLHPGETVALLGPNGAGKSTTLDLLLGLKHPDSGSVRVFGTGPREAIVGGRVGAMLQSGGLMDEVTVGELVKLACDLHPKPYKVSDVLARAGISQIAGRKVDKLSGGQAQRVRFALATAGDSDLIVLDEPTTGMDVSARQAFWATMREQADQGRTVLFATHYLEEADAIADRVLVLHRGRLLADGTAAEIKAKAGARRIAFDLQGTIDEAPLRALPFLTSIDVSGQTVRIQSSDADATVHALYGLGVYPRNLEVAGLGLEQAFVAITEAEEAKQSC; from the coding sequence ATGACGACGACAGCGGCGGCCACCGGATCGGTGGTCGGGTTCGACCGGGTGACGAAGACCTACGGGGACGTACGGGCCGTGGACGGGCTGACGCTCGATCTGCACCCGGGTGAGACGGTGGCCCTGCTCGGGCCCAACGGAGCGGGCAAGTCGACCACGCTCGACCTGCTGCTCGGGCTCAAGCACCCGGACAGCGGCTCGGTCCGGGTGTTCGGCACCGGCCCGCGCGAGGCCATCGTCGGCGGGCGTGTGGGCGCCATGCTGCAGAGCGGCGGCCTGATGGACGAGGTCACGGTCGGCGAGCTGGTCAAGCTCGCCTGCGATCTGCACCCCAAGCCGTACAAGGTCTCCGACGTGCTCGCCCGCGCGGGCATCTCGCAGATCGCCGGCCGCAAGGTCGACAAGCTCTCCGGCGGCCAGGCCCAGCGCGTCCGCTTCGCCCTCGCCACCGCCGGCGACAGCGACCTGATCGTGCTCGACGAGCCGACCACCGGCATGGACGTCTCCGCCCGCCAGGCCTTCTGGGCCACCATGCGCGAACAGGCCGACCAGGGACGTACGGTCCTGTTCGCCACGCACTACCTGGAAGAGGCCGACGCGATCGCGGACCGCGTGCTCGTCCTGCACCGCGGCCGGCTCCTCGCCGACGGCACCGCCGCCGAGATCAAGGCGAAGGCCGGCGCCCGCCGCATCGCCTTCGACCTTCAGGGCACGATCGACGAAGCTCCGCTGCGCGCCCTGCCCTTCCTCACCTCGATAGACGTATCCGGGCAGACCGTCCGCATCCAGTCCTCCGACGCCGACGCGACCGTCCACGCCCTGTACGGGCTCGGCGTCTACCCCCGCAACCTCGAAGTCGCCGGGCTCGGACTGGAGCAGGCGTTCGTCGCCATCACCGAGGCCGAGGAGGCCAAGCAGTCATGCTGA
- a CDS encoding ABC transporter permease: MLNTFAARGLIKLELARALRNRKFLFFSVIYPAALFLLISSTSGSANTKVTGSGLTVPTYMMVSMASFGALTAVLMGNSERIAKERENGWVRQLRLTSLPGHGYVLAKTAGAAVVSLPSIVVVFVVAATLKHVRLDLWQWLALTGAIWAGSLVFAALGVAIGYLATGDAVRPITMITYFGLSILGGLWWPSAVFPTWLQNIAKWLPTHAYAALGQAIEQSQAPHAKDIAILVVFFALFAGGAAWLYRKDTLKA, encoded by the coding sequence ATGCTGAATACATTTGCTGCGCGGGGCCTGATCAAACTGGAACTCGCCCGCGCCCTGCGCAACCGCAAGTTCCTGTTCTTCTCGGTGATCTACCCGGCGGCCCTGTTCCTGCTCATTTCGAGCACCTCCGGCAGCGCGAACACCAAGGTCACCGGCAGCGGCCTGACCGTCCCGACGTACATGATGGTCTCCATGGCGTCCTTCGGTGCCCTGACCGCCGTGCTCATGGGCAACAGCGAGCGCATCGCCAAGGAGCGCGAGAACGGCTGGGTGAGGCAACTGCGGTTGACCAGCCTGCCCGGGCACGGCTACGTCCTCGCCAAGACCGCCGGCGCCGCCGTGGTCAGCCTGCCGTCCATCGTGGTCGTCTTCGTGGTCGCGGCCACCCTCAAGCACGTCCGCCTGGACCTCTGGCAGTGGCTCGCCCTCACCGGCGCCATCTGGGCCGGCAGCCTCGTCTTCGCCGCGCTCGGCGTCGCCATCGGCTACCTCGCCACCGGGGACGCGGTCCGCCCGATCACCATGATCACCTACTTCGGCCTGTCGATCCTCGGCGGCCTGTGGTGGCCGTCGGCGGTCTTCCCGACCTGGCTCCAGAACATCGCGAAGTGGCTGCCCACGCACGCGTACGCTGCCCTGGGGCAGGCCATCGAACAGAGCCAGGCCCCGCACGCCAAGGACATCGCCATCCTCGTCGTCTTCTTCGCCCTGTTCGCGGGCGGCGCGGCATGGCTGTACCGGAAGGACACGCTGAAGGCGTGA
- a CDS encoding sensor histidine kinase: MTDDGLHEEVRVERMMRMGEAPRDMRQAMRKLVWILPWLVFLSSPVKDLSSGHHTTAATTAGWLGLAAFVGLYMTLVFRNMGKPFSEPVVAVLVAVLGTLAVVLCLTLGSSWLGLFVYVSVVCGATFPLRIAYWTIPLTTAVMLLVGLRAGEDDAWSLILLVLLIGYSMTGIRQLVRTTVELRQARATVAQLAANEERLRLARDLHDLLGHSLSLITLKSELAGRMLPGHPDKAAQQVADIEQVSRQALVDVREAVTGYRRPRLAAELAGARVALTAAGVTANIPAEPDLTGVPEESESALAWALREAITNVVRHSGAGRCTVELLRRQTLDGPVLEVAVEDDGSGGSGKGPGNGLTGLTERLEKAGGTLEAGRVKRGFRLVARVPVETPADIGSGS, encoded by the coding sequence ATGACGGACGACGGCCTGCACGAGGAAGTCCGCGTGGAGCGGATGATGCGCATGGGGGAGGCCCCGCGCGACATGCGCCAGGCGATGCGCAAGCTGGTGTGGATCCTCCCCTGGCTGGTCTTCCTCAGCTCGCCGGTGAAAGACCTGTCCTCCGGCCACCATACGACCGCCGCCACCACGGCCGGCTGGCTGGGCCTCGCGGCCTTCGTAGGGCTCTATATGACGCTGGTCTTCCGGAACATGGGCAAGCCGTTCTCCGAGCCGGTCGTCGCCGTCCTCGTCGCCGTGCTCGGCACGCTCGCCGTCGTGCTGTGTCTCACCCTCGGTTCCTCGTGGCTCGGCCTCTTCGTGTACGTCTCCGTCGTCTGCGGCGCGACCTTCCCGCTGCGCATCGCGTACTGGACGATCCCGTTGACCACCGCCGTGATGCTGCTCGTGGGGCTGCGTGCCGGGGAGGACGACGCGTGGAGCCTGATCCTCCTGGTGCTGCTCATCGGCTACTCCATGACGGGCATACGGCAACTGGTGCGTACGACCGTGGAGTTGCGCCAGGCCCGCGCCACCGTCGCCCAACTCGCCGCCAACGAGGAACGGCTGCGGCTCGCCCGCGACCTGCACGACCTGCTCGGCCACTCGCTCTCCCTGATCACGTTGAAGAGCGAACTCGCGGGCCGGATGCTCCCCGGCCACCCCGACAAGGCGGCCCAGCAGGTCGCCGACATCGAGCAGGTCAGCCGTCAGGCCCTCGTCGACGTGCGCGAGGCGGTCACCGGCTACCGGCGCCCGCGCCTGGCCGCCGAACTCGCCGGGGCCCGGGTCGCGCTGACGGCGGCCGGAGTCACCGCGAACATACCCGCCGAACCGGACCTCACCGGCGTCCCGGAGGAGAGCGAGTCCGCTCTCGCCTGGGCGCTGCGCGAGGCGATCACCAACGTCGTACGGCACAGCGGCGCCGGGCGCTGCACGGTGGAGCTGCTGAGGCGGCAGACCCTGGACGGACCGGTGCTGGAGGTGGCCGTCGAGGACGACGGCTCGGGCGGTTCGGGCAAGGGCCCCGGCAACGGCCTGACGGGCCTGACAGAGCGGCTGGAGAAGGCGGGCGGGACGCTGGAGGCGGGGCGCGTGAAGCGCGGGTTCCGGCTGGTCGCCCGCGTGCCCGTCGAGACCCCGGCCGACATAGGATCCGGGTCATGA
- a CDS encoding response regulator transcription factor gives MSRTIKVLLAEDQSMVREALAALLGLEEDIDVVAQVARGDEVLAAARAHEVDVALLDIEMPGATGIEAAAQLSRELPALKVVVLTTFGRPGYLRSAMEAGADAFLVKDAPAAQLAEAVRKVLAGERVIDPTLAAAALADGANPLTEREREVLRAAADGSTNAELAATLHLSQGTVRNYLSTAIQKLAVRNRAEAVRIAREKGWL, from the coding sequence ATGAGCCGCACGATCAAGGTCCTGCTCGCCGAGGACCAGTCGATGGTCCGCGAGGCACTGGCCGCCCTGCTCGGCCTGGAGGAGGACATCGATGTCGTCGCCCAGGTCGCCCGCGGCGACGAGGTGCTGGCTGCCGCGCGCGCCCACGAGGTGGACGTGGCGCTGCTGGACATCGAGATGCCCGGCGCCACCGGGATCGAGGCGGCGGCACAGCTGAGCCGGGAGCTGCCGGCGCTCAAGGTGGTCGTCCTCACCACGTTCGGACGCCCCGGCTATCTGCGCTCCGCGATGGAGGCGGGCGCCGACGCGTTCCTGGTGAAGGACGCCCCCGCGGCCCAACTCGCCGAGGCGGTACGCAAGGTGCTCGCCGGGGAACGCGTCATCGACCCGACGCTGGCGGCGGCCGCCCTGGCAGACGGCGCCAACCCGCTGACCGAACGCGAACGCGAGGTCCTGCGGGCGGCGGCGGACGGCTCGACCAACGCGGAACTCGCCGCCACCCTCCACCTCTCCCAGGGCACGGTCCGCAACTACCTCTCCACGGCGATCCAGAAACTGGCGGTACGGAATCGGGCGGAGGCGGTACGGATCGCGAGGGAGAAGGGCTGGTTGTAG
- a CDS encoding transglutaminase-like domain-containing protein, whose protein sequence is MHAPYPPEPERAAEVRQRFADEARSARPDLAALCLLVGAAADGTLDEAGMDAAQIELDRLAGLLPYAPGGPRAWAMALADVLGGRCGFHGSAADYERLESSLLHAVLRRRRGLPILLSVVWMEVARRAGAPVYGVALPGHFVVGFGPQEGQVLADPFDGGRLLSGSDTELLVAGATGSSLDPSMLAPADPLDVVLRVLNNIRAWAATRPERSDVALWAVELSLLLPSHPARLRYERAQLLVQRGDFLRGAAELDAYAEVVSAVDETAADRVRGQARAARAMLN, encoded by the coding sequence ATGCACGCCCCCTATCCCCCGGAGCCGGAGCGGGCCGCCGAGGTGCGGCAGCGCTTCGCCGACGAGGCACGGTCCGCGCGGCCCGACCTCGCGGCCCTGTGTCTGCTCGTGGGCGCGGCGGCGGACGGGACGCTGGACGAGGCCGGGATGGACGCCGCGCAGATCGAGCTGGACCGGCTGGCCGGACTGCTGCCGTACGCGCCGGGCGGACCGCGGGCCTGGGCCATGGCGCTGGCCGACGTCCTCGGCGGGCGCTGCGGGTTCCACGGCTCTGCCGCGGACTACGAGCGCCTGGAGTCCTCGTTGCTGCACGCGGTGCTGCGGCGGCGGCGCGGGCTGCCCATCCTGCTCTCGGTGGTCTGGATGGAGGTGGCCCGCAGGGCCGGGGCTCCGGTGTACGGCGTCGCGCTGCCGGGGCACTTCGTCGTGGGATTCGGCCCGCAGGAGGGTCAGGTACTGGCCGATCCGTTCGACGGGGGACGGTTGCTGAGCGGGTCCGACACCGAGTTGCTGGTCGCCGGGGCGACGGGCTCGTCGCTCGATCCGTCGATGCTCGCGCCCGCCGATCCGCTGGACGTCGTGTTGCGTGTGTTGAACAACATCCGTGCGTGGGCTGCCACTCGGCCGGAGCGGTCGGATGTCGCCCTGTGGGCGGTCGAGCTGTCGCTGTTGCTGCCGTCGCATCCGGCGCGGTTGCGGTACGAGCGTGCGCAGCTTCTTGTGCAGCGCGGGGATTTCTTGCGGGGGGCCGCGGAGCTGGACGCGTACGCGGAGGTTGTCTCTGCCGTTGACGAAACGGCGGCTGATCGGGTGCGGGGGCAGGCTCGGGCGGCCCGAGCCATGCTCAACTAG
- a CDS encoding GNAT family N-acetyltransferase: MEISAGGRLEVRITTADVGKRVSVRRWNEHAAEGERFTDTVGVLTSWDNGVLVITRRDGESVRITESSLVAGKVVPAAPARRRGPAASYEELVHISARAWQPVERERLGEWELRAASGFTRRANSVLPLGDPGLPLDEALDAVRRWYATRGLPAYIQLATGAEGTQEFLCAQLEARGWTREVTAELWTGPLASVADQEAPGVVLSRTADETWLARYQRKGLGEVALKVLGSGPSVWFATVPGAEGAPPAAIGRCVVDGRWAGFAAVEVDPAQRRRGLATAVMAALARQALDEGASAAWLQVETDNAGARVLYTRLGFAAHHAYHHYREPDDSRGPDAGGPTVAGAGPAV; encoded by the coding sequence GTGGAAATCTCTGCGGGCGGCCGACTCGAGGTCCGTATCACCACTGCTGACGTGGGCAAACGCGTCTCCGTCCGGCGGTGGAACGAACATGCCGCCGAGGGTGAGCGGTTCACCGACACGGTCGGTGTTCTCACATCATGGGACAACGGTGTGCTGGTGATCACACGACGGGACGGCGAGAGCGTCCGGATCACGGAGTCCTCCCTGGTCGCGGGCAAGGTCGTGCCGGCTGCTCCGGCGCGTCGCCGGGGTCCCGCGGCGTCGTACGAGGAACTGGTGCACATCTCCGCCCGGGCCTGGCAGCCGGTGGAACGGGAGCGGCTCGGCGAGTGGGAGCTGCGCGCCGCCTCCGGTTTCACGCGCCGGGCCAATTCGGTGCTGCCTCTCGGCGACCCCGGGCTGCCGCTGGACGAGGCCCTCGACGCCGTACGGCGCTGGTACGCCACCCGCGGCCTGCCCGCCTACATACAGCTCGCGACCGGAGCGGAGGGCACACAGGAGTTCCTGTGCGCCCAGCTGGAGGCGCGCGGCTGGACGCGGGAGGTGACCGCCGAGCTGTGGACCGGCCCCCTGGCGTCCGTCGCCGACCAGGAGGCGCCCGGGGTCGTGCTCTCCCGCACGGCCGACGAGACATGGCTCGCCCGCTACCAGCGCAAGGGGCTGGGCGAGGTGGCCCTGAAGGTACTGGGCAGCGGGCCCTCGGTGTGGTTCGCGACGGTACCGGGCGCCGAGGGTGCCCCTCCGGCGGCGATCGGGCGGTGCGTGGTCGACGGGCGGTGGGCCGGTTTCGCGGCGGTCGAGGTCGACCCGGCGCAGCGCCGCCGGGGCCTGGCCACGGCCGTGATGGCCGCGCTGGCCCGGCAGGCCCTCGACGAGGGCGCCTCGGCGGCATGGCTCCAGGTGGAGACGGACAACGCGGGGGCGCGGGTGCTGTACACGCGACTGGGGTTCGCGGCGCATCATGCGTATCACCACTACCGGGAGCCGGATGACTCCCGCGGACCGGATGCGGGCGGCCCCACGGTCGCCGGTGCCGGACCGGCGGTGTGA
- the fdxA gene encoding ferredoxin, with protein MTYVIAEPCVDVKDKACIEECPVDCIYEGQRSLYIHPDECVDCGACEPVCPVEAIFYEDDTPEEWKDYYKANVEFFDELGSPGGASKLGLIERDHPFIAALPPMNQ; from the coding sequence GTGACCTACGTCATCGCAGAGCCTTGTGTCGACGTCAAGGACAAGGCGTGCATCGAGGAGTGCCCGGTCGACTGCATCTACGAGGGCCAGCGGTCCTTGTACATCCACCCGGACGAATGCGTCGACTGTGGAGCCTGTGAGCCGGTGTGCCCGGTTGAGGCCATCTTCTACGAGGATGACACTCCCGAGGAGTGGAAGGACTACTACAAGGCGAACGTCGAGTTCTTCGACGAGCTCGGCTCGCCCGGTGGCGCCAGCAAGCTGGGGCTGATCGAGCGCGACCACCCCTTCATCGCGGCGCTGCCCCCGATGAACCAGTAA
- a CDS encoding bifunctional succinyldiaminopimelate transaminase/glutamate-prephenate aminotransferase, whose translation MSAVSDRLPTFPWDKLEPYKKTAAAHPGGIVDLSVGTPVDPVPELIQKALIAAADSPGYPTVWGTPELRDAITGWVQRRLGARDVTHRHVLPIVGSKELVAWLPTQLGLGPGDTVAYPRLAYPTYEVGARLARADHVVYDDPTELDPTNLKLLWLNSPSNPTGKVLGKEELTRIVAWAREHGVLLFSDECYLELGWEADPVSVLHPDVNGGSYEGIVSVHSLSKRSNLAGYRAAFLAGDPAVLGPLLEIRKHGGMMTSAPTQAAVVAALGDDTHVREQRERYAARRTVLRDALLKHGFRIEHSEASLYLWATRGESCWETVAHLADLGILVAPGDFYGPAGEKFVRVALTATDERVAAAAERLG comes from the coding sequence GTGTCCGCAGTCTCCGACCGCCTACCGACCTTTCCCTGGGACAAGCTGGAGCCGTACAAGAAGACGGCCGCCGCTCACCCGGGCGGGATCGTCGACCTGTCCGTCGGCACGCCGGTGGACCCGGTCCCCGAGCTGATCCAGAAAGCGCTGATCGCCGCGGCGGACTCCCCGGGCTATCCGACCGTCTGGGGCACGCCCGAGCTGCGGGATGCGATCACGGGCTGGGTGCAGCGCCGCCTGGGCGCCCGTGACGTCACCCACCGCCACGTCCTGCCGATCGTCGGCTCCAAGGAGCTCGTCGCCTGGCTCCCGACCCAGCTGGGCCTCGGCCCCGGCGACACGGTCGCATACCCGCGCCTGGCCTACCCCACCTACGAGGTCGGTGCCCGCCTGGCCCGCGCGGACCACGTGGTCTACGACGACCCGACCGAGCTCGACCCGACGAACCTGAAGCTCCTCTGGCTCAACTCGCCGTCGAACCCGACGGGCAAGGTGCTGGGCAAGGAGGAGCTGACGAGGATCGTCGCCTGGGCCCGTGAGCACGGCGTGCTGCTGTTCTCCGACGAGTGCTACCTCGAACTGGGCTGGGAGGCCGACCCCGTCTCGGTCCTGCACCCGGACGTGAACGGCGGCTCGTACGAGGGCATCGTGTCGGTCCACTCCCTCTCCAAGCGCTCGAACCTGGCGGGCTACCGCGCGGCCTTCCTGGCCGGTGACCCGGCGGTCCTCGGCCCGCTCCTGGAGATCCGCAAGCACGGCGGCATGATGACGTCGGCGCCGACGCAGGCGGCGGTGGTGGCCGCGCTGGGCGACGACACGCACGTGCGTGAGCAGCGCGAGCGCTACGCGGCCCGCCGCACGGTCCTGCGCGACGCCCTCCTGAAGCACGGCTTCCGCATCGAGCACAGCGAGGCGAGCCTGTACCTGTGGGCGACCCGCGGAGAGTCCTGCTGGGAGACCGTGGCCCACCTCGCCGACCTGGGCATCCTGGTCGCCCCGGGCGACTTCTACGGCCCGGCGGGCGAGAAGTTCGTACGGGTGGCTCTGACGGCGACGGACGAGCGCGTCGCGGCGGCGGCGGAGCGCCTCGGCTGA
- a CDS encoding ATP-binding protein has translation MSLPLTRRIARAALLIAAGAAPVVGAAGSACAATADLPATPHLGGLTALDNAPVAGTVDGATQKVDGAAEKVTGITGDAGDKAVKAGGKAVKKAVPAASKTVGKVGRTATPIAKKVAGDAAGQAGGLLGDTAKSGPQLPLQGGLPLGG, from the coding sequence ATGTCCCTCCCCCTGACCCGCCGGATCGCCCGTGCCGCGCTGCTGATCGCAGCGGGAGCGGCGCCCGTGGTCGGTGCGGCCGGCTCCGCCTGCGCGGCGACGGCCGATCTGCCGGCCACCCCGCACCTCGGTGGGCTGACCGCCCTGGACAACGCGCCGGTCGCCGGCACCGTCGACGGCGCGACGCAGAAGGTCGACGGTGCGGCCGAGAAGGTCACCGGGATCACGGGTGACGCGGGCGACAAGGCGGTCAAGGCCGGCGGCAAGGCAGTCAAGAAGGCGGTGCCGGCCGCGAGCAAGACCGTGGGAAAGGTCGGCAGGACGGCGACGCCGATCGCGAAGAAGGTGGCCGGGGACGCGGCGGGGCAGGCCGGGGGGCTGCTCGGTGACACCGCGAAGTCGGGTCCTCAGCTGCCGCTGCAGGGTGGGCTGCCGTTGGGTGGCTGA
- a CDS encoding heavy metal transporter produces MPEPSPTPKRRGRLLRFGAAFVVLLALAGYLAVQYLTGTGAPRCRVVSGKGDGASYEFTPEQAVNAATISAVGTTRGMPERAVTIALATALQESGLRNIEHGDRDSLGLFQQRPSQGWGTEKQIMDPTYAAGVFYEHLAKVPHYTGLPLTVAAQRVQRSGYPEAYAKHESDAALLAAALTGRAAATLTCEGRPAPSGTPGSDAVRAALVRDFGRDVLQTASAEVNAERPSPSPTATATATATAKSAGDAVTVPVPRKSTASGTVRERGWELAHWAVANSSALHIAHVSYAGREWSRGGSANEWRTTGGTDGKASASVVRIVPGK; encoded by the coding sequence GTGCCAGAGCCGTCCCCCACTCCCAAGCGCCGTGGCCGCCTCCTCCGTTTCGGGGCGGCCTTCGTGGTCCTGCTCGCCCTCGCGGGCTATCTCGCCGTCCAGTACCTCACCGGCACGGGTGCCCCGAGATGCCGGGTCGTCTCGGGCAAGGGTGACGGAGCGTCGTACGAGTTCACGCCGGAGCAGGCGGTCAACGCGGCGACGATCTCCGCGGTCGGCACCACCCGCGGCATGCCGGAGCGCGCGGTGACCATCGCGCTCGCGACCGCGCTCCAGGAGTCGGGCCTGCGCAACATCGAGCACGGCGACCGTGACTCGCTCGGCCTGTTCCAGCAGCGCCCGTCGCAGGGCTGGGGCACCGAGAAGCAGATCATGGACCCGACGTACGCGGCGGGCGTCTTCTACGAGCACCTGGCCAAGGTGCCCCACTACACGGGGCTGCCGCTGACCGTCGCCGCGCAGCGCGTACAGCGCAGCGGCTACCCGGAGGCGTACGCGAAGCACGAGTCGGACGCCGCGCTGCTCGCCGCCGCGCTCACCGGACGGGCGGCGGCCACCCTGACCTGTGAGGGCCGCCCGGCACCGAGCGGCACCCCGGGCTCGGACGCGGTACGGGCCGCGCTCGTACGGGACTTCGGGCGCGATGTGCTGCAGACGGCCTCCGCGGAGGTGAACGCCGAGCGACCGTCACCGTCCCCCACGGCCACAGCCACGGCCACAGCCACGGCGAAGTCGGCCGGCGACGCGGTGACGGTCCCGGTGCCCCGGAAGTCCACCGCCTCGGGCACCGTCCGCGAGCGCGGCTGGGAGCTGGCGCACTGGGCCGTGGCCAACTCGTCGGCGCTGCACATCGCGCACGTCTCCTACGCCGGCCGCGAGTGGTCGCGTGGAGGTTCTGCGAACGAGTGGCGTACGACCGGTGGCACCGACGGGAAGGCGTCGGCCTCCGTGGTCCGTATCGTCCCCGGGAAGTAG
- the dapE gene encoding succinyl-diaminopimelate desuccinylase, with amino-acid sequence MADTLLDLTLDAARLTAQLVDFPSESGSEKSLADAIEAALRALPHLTVDRYGNNVVARTDLGRPERVILAGHIDTVPIADNVPSRLDEDGVLWGCGTCDMKSGVAVQLRVAATVPEPNRDLTFVFYDNEEVDAHLNGLKHVAEAHPEWLEGDFAVLLEPSDGQVEGGCQGTLRVLLKTKGERAHSARSWMGSNAIHAAAPILARLAAYEPRYPVIDGLEYREGLNAVGISGGVAGNVIPDECVVTVNFRYAPDRTEEEAVAHVREVFADCGVEEFVVVDHSGGALPGLSHPAAAAFIEAVGGTPQPKYGWTDVSRFSALGVPAVNYGPGNPHLAHKRDERVETAKILAGEERLRAWLTS; translated from the coding sequence ATGGCCGATACGCTCCTTGACCTCACGCTGGACGCCGCGCGGCTCACCGCGCAGCTCGTCGACTTCCCCTCCGAGAGCGGCAGCGAGAAGTCCCTCGCGGACGCGATCGAAGCCGCGCTGCGCGCCCTGCCGCACCTGACGGTCGACCGGTACGGCAACAACGTCGTGGCCCGGACGGACCTGGGACGGCCGGAGCGCGTCATCCTGGCGGGTCATATCGACACGGTCCCGATCGCGGACAACGTGCCCTCCCGCCTGGACGAGGACGGCGTGTTGTGGGGCTGTGGCACCTGTGACATGAAGTCGGGCGTCGCGGTCCAGCTCCGTGTCGCGGCGACGGTCCCGGAGCCCAACCGCGACCTCACGTTCGTCTTCTACGACAACGAAGAGGTCGACGCACACCTCAACGGTCTGAAGCATGTGGCCGAGGCCCATCCGGAGTGGCTGGAGGGCGACTTCGCGGTGCTGCTGGAGCCCTCCGACGGCCAGGTGGAGGGCGGCTGCCAGGGCACCCTGCGGGTCCTGCTGAAGACCAAGGGCGAGCGGGCCCACTCGGCGCGCAGCTGGATGGGCTCGAACGCCATCCACGCGGCGGCCCCGATCCTGGCCAGGCTGGCCGCGTACGAGCCGCGGTACCCGGTGATCGACGGTCTGGAGTACCGGGAGGGCCTGAACGCGGTCGGCATCTCGGGCGGGGTGGCCGGAAACGTGATCCCCGACGAATGCGTCGTGACGGTCAACTTCCGCTACGCCCCGGACCGGACCGAAGAGGAGGCGGTCGCACACGTCCGCGAGGTGTTCGCGGACTGCGGGGTGGAGGAGTTCGTGGTGGTCGACCACAGCGGTGGCGCACTGCCCGGCCTCTCGCACCCGGCCGCCGCGGCGTTCATCGAGGCAGTTGGTGGCACCCCCCAGCCCAAGTACGGCTGGACGGACGTCTCCCGCTTCAGCGCGCTCGGCGTCCCGGCCGTCAACTACGGCCCCGGCAACCCGCACTTGGCGCACAAGCGGGACGAGCGCGTGGAGACGGCGAAGATCCTCGCCGGGGAGGAACGTCTGCGGGCCTGGCTGACGTCCTGA